In the genome of Actinomadura graeca, one region contains:
- a CDS encoding tyrosine-type recombinase/integrase has product MANKDGHRRFGSVRKLPSGRYQASYLGPDGKRRYAPETYERKGDAERFLSLVEAQMIQGQWIDPERAKVKLGVYAAKWIKERPGLRPRTVELYERLLRNLIGPHLGGVSVGDITTSMVREWRTVLLDSGISASVTAKAYRLLRAVLMTAAEEDGMIARNPCRIKGAGDETPEERPVLTLAQVFELAELLGRHPVGNIRKLASGGYQLRYRLLDADTRAFPQVLPDRQAAEQVLWNLAVEGYAAVEHDDRYRALVLLTTFASLRWGEAVALRRLDIDTAACAVSVRRQYLELDTGALVIGPPKSRAGKRTVSFPVGIVPLICEHLNDYVGRDPSALVFAGPNGGVLRRGNFRRASRWALAVETVGLPGLHFHDLRHTGNTLAAQSGASLRDLMDRMGHDSVRAAMIYQHSTSEAGRAIADALNDKIKMERGGGDDEDDGGLGGVLVPVA; this is encoded by the coding sequence GTGGCGAACAAGGACGGACATCGCCGTTTCGGCAGTGTCCGCAAGCTGCCCTCGGGGCGCTATCAGGCAAGCTACCTCGGACCTGATGGCAAGCGGCGGTACGCGCCGGAGACGTACGAGCGCAAGGGCGACGCCGAACGATTCCTCTCGTTGGTCGAAGCGCAGATGATCCAGGGGCAGTGGATCGACCCCGAGCGCGCGAAGGTCAAGTTGGGCGTCTACGCGGCGAAATGGATCAAGGAGCGGCCCGGCCTGCGGCCACGCACGGTGGAGCTGTACGAGCGGCTCTTGCGAAACCTGATCGGTCCGCACCTGGGCGGCGTGTCGGTCGGTGACATCACCACGAGCATGGTCCGGGAGTGGCGGACGGTACTCCTCGACTCTGGGATCTCGGCAAGCGTGACCGCGAAGGCTTACCGGCTGCTGCGGGCCGTGCTCATGACGGCGGCTGAAGAGGACGGCATGATCGCGCGCAACCCATGCCGCATCAAAGGCGCCGGTGACGAGACGCCGGAAGAACGCCCCGTCCTCACGCTGGCCCAGGTCTTCGAGCTGGCGGAGCTGCTTGGGCGTCATCCGGTAGGCAACATCCGCAAGCTGGCATCCGGCGGTTACCAGCTCAGGTACCGGCTCCTGGACGCGGACACGCGGGCGTTTCCGCAGGTTCTTCCCGACCGTCAGGCGGCCGAGCAAGTGCTGTGGAACCTCGCTGTGGAGGGATACGCCGCTGTCGAGCATGACGACCGGTACCGCGCCCTGGTGCTGCTTACGACCTTCGCGAGTCTTCGATGGGGCGAGGCTGTGGCGCTTCGTCGGCTGGACATCGACACAGCGGCATGTGCAGTGTCCGTGCGGCGGCAGTACCTCGAACTCGACACTGGCGCCCTCGTCATCGGGCCGCCCAAGTCACGCGCTGGCAAGCGCACCGTGAGCTTCCCTGTTGGGATCGTGCCGCTGATCTGCGAGCACCTGAACGACTACGTGGGCCGTGATCCTTCCGCGCTCGTCTTCGCGGGGCCCAACGGCGGCGTGCTGCGGCGCGGCAACTTTCGGCGCGCGTCACGATGGGCGCTGGCAGTGGAAACGGTCGGCCTGCCCGGCCTCCATTTCCACGACCTCAGGCACACGGGCAACACCCTCGCGGCGCAGAGCGGGGCGAGCCTGCGCGACCTCATGGACCGGATGGGACATGACAGCGTCCGCGCGGCGATGATCTATCAGCACTCGACCTCGGAGGCGGGACGCGCTATCGCTGATGCACTCAACGACAAGATCAAGATGGAGCGGGGCGGCGGCGATGACGAGGATGACGGCGGTCTTGGTGGCGTACTCGTCCCGGTGGCCTAA
- a CDS encoding HAD family hydrolase, which translates to MSEADPITIACLDLAGTTVADGDIVETAFAEAIAALGIASGTASHERAMSRVRESRGGSKAEIFRSLFEEPRALAANLAFEQSYDQLVDRHGLRPVPGADRAIERIRDAGVRVCLLTGFARSTQARILDTLGWWDRADLTLCPEDVARGRPWPDLVLTAALRLGADDVRHVAVCGDTANDMRTGRRSGASIVAGVLTGAHDRGRLLAAGATHVLPSVAALPDLILAGAPAPLDDAVTADHG; encoded by the coding sequence GTGAGCGAAGCAGATCCGATCACCATCGCCTGCCTCGATCTCGCCGGGACCACTGTCGCCGATGGCGACATCGTCGAGACCGCCTTCGCCGAGGCGATCGCCGCGCTGGGGATCGCCTCCGGTACGGCCTCGCACGAGCGGGCCATGTCCCGCGTCCGCGAGTCGCGGGGCGGCTCCAAGGCCGAAATCTTCCGCTCGCTCTTCGAGGAACCCCGCGCCCTGGCCGCGAACCTGGCCTTCGAGCAGTCCTACGACCAGCTCGTCGACCGGCACGGCCTGCGACCCGTACCCGGCGCCGACCGCGCCATCGAGCGCATCCGCGACGCCGGGGTCCGCGTGTGCCTGCTCACCGGCTTCGCCCGCAGCACCCAGGCCCGCATCCTCGACACCCTCGGCTGGTGGGACCGCGCCGACCTCACCCTGTGCCCCGAGGACGTCGCCCGCGGGCGTCCCTGGCCCGACCTCGTCCTGACCGCGGCGCTCCGCCTCGGTGCCGACGACGTCCGCCATGTCGCCGTATGCGGCGACACCGCGAACGACATGCGCACCGGCCGCCGCTCCGGCGCGTCGATCGTCGCCGGGGTCCTCACCGGCGCCCACGACCGCGGCCGCCTGCTCGCCGCCGGGGCCACCCACGTCCTGCCCAGCGTCGCGGCCCTCCCCGACCTCATCCTCGCCGGGGCCCCGGCCCCGCTGGACGACGCCGTCACCGCCGACCACGGCTGA
- a CDS encoding DLW-39 family protein codes for MKKLLILAVVALGGFAVWRRLQQDRAELDLWTEATSSDS; via the coding sequence GTGAAGAAGCTACTCATCCTCGCCGTCGTCGCCCTCGGTGGCTTCGCCGTCTGGCGCCGCCTCCAGCAGGACCGCGCCGAGCTCGACCTGTGGACCGAGGCCACGTCGTCCGACAGCTGA
- a CDS encoding plasmid replication, integration and excision activator codes for MAILGRIPVEFGAVFPHGVFATGPAEPLENFETKRQETDKENGLPVWVVDVYDADPQAGHKASAIRVKVAAQVCPVLPDPSYGPFRPVEFGGLTVTPYVEETGRRPRVAYSFRAREVRPASGGGKATRPSGDKAAA; via the coding sequence ATGGCGATTCTGGGGCGTATCCCGGTGGAGTTCGGGGCGGTGTTCCCGCACGGGGTGTTCGCGACGGGTCCGGCCGAGCCGCTGGAGAACTTCGAGACCAAGCGGCAGGAGACCGACAAGGAGAACGGCCTGCCGGTGTGGGTGGTGGACGTCTACGACGCCGACCCGCAGGCGGGCCACAAGGCGTCGGCGATCCGGGTGAAGGTGGCCGCGCAGGTGTGCCCGGTACTACCCGACCCCTCGTACGGGCCGTTCCGGCCGGTGGAGTTCGGCGGCCTGACCGTCACCCCGTATGTGGAGGAGACGGGGCGTCGTCCGCGGGTGGCGTACTCGTTCCGGGCGAGGGAGGTCCGTCCCGCGAGCGGCGGGGGCAAGGCGACCCGTCCCTCCGGCGACAAGGCGGCTGCGTGA
- a CDS encoding M64 family metallopeptidase, translating to MVRGKAGAIGVVAAAVLPLAAAPAQADVRVVPADAKVVPIQVTGDPSKRFNLVIMGDGYTAADMPKFRAHLAEHLNDLWTIEPFKSYRSYVNVYAVEIPSQESGVSCDPQLSSPRRKTPLSMAFWSGCRQDGVQRLLVMDAGAAKTYADLVPGSTTGNRQILALANSDTYGGAGGEYATASGGNALSALIAPHELGHSLGGLDDEYDYYQRGVPGGTYTGTEPGSIHHTLLTEQAMKAQKKKWWRWLGERSESGGTIGRYEGGLYFSKGVWRPSQHSMMKTLGYYFDQVSRERMTERISAKVNLVQAHTPTDQPVGADRVLWLETLHPTGHQLSITWTVDGKSVEGGANLDLSQLHLTKGTHKVTATVTDPTDFVRDPAIQSSAALTQARTWTVDTGIETPPADVPADFSSSTPVDQPVGGRSVVYAETTHPTKSIPAIEWELDGDRVRGSERDIDLRRLDLSDGTHQLVARIGPKSRTWTVDAHRPTVKYELSKAARARAGRTPEYEFDGPFTMRLTGADDRPGVVVSEFRVDGDGWFNYFGWPTDSAAPWRFSDTGTMIDSLTYGRIGKGRHTVEYRAIDPAGNIGEAGTFIVTLR from the coding sequence ATGGTGAGAGGTAAGGCAGGCGCGATCGGGGTGGTGGCCGCGGCCGTCCTGCCCCTGGCGGCGGCGCCTGCGCAGGCGGACGTGAGGGTGGTGCCGGCGGACGCGAAGGTGGTGCCGATCCAGGTCACCGGCGACCCGTCCAAGCGCTTCAACCTGGTGATCATGGGTGACGGCTATACGGCGGCGGACATGCCGAAGTTCCGCGCCCACCTGGCCGAGCATTTGAACGACCTGTGGACGATCGAGCCGTTCAAGTCGTACCGCAGCTACGTCAATGTGTACGCGGTCGAGATCCCCTCGCAGGAGTCGGGGGTGAGCTGCGACCCGCAACTGTCCTCGCCGCGCCGCAAGACCCCGCTGAGCATGGCGTTCTGGAGCGGCTGCCGGCAGGACGGCGTCCAGCGCCTCCTCGTCATGGACGCCGGCGCGGCCAAGACCTACGCGGACCTCGTGCCTGGCTCGACCACCGGAAACCGGCAGATCCTCGCCCTGGCCAACAGCGACACCTACGGCGGTGCAGGCGGCGAATACGCGACGGCCTCGGGCGGGAACGCATTGTCGGCGCTCATCGCCCCGCACGAGCTCGGCCACTCGCTCGGTGGGTTGGACGACGAATACGACTACTACCAACGTGGCGTGCCTGGCGGGACCTACACGGGAACGGAGCCCGGGTCCATCCACCACACGCTGCTCACCGAGCAGGCAATGAAGGCGCAGAAGAAGAAGTGGTGGCGCTGGCTAGGCGAACGCAGTGAATCGGGCGGGACGATCGGCCGCTACGAGGGCGGGCTCTACTTCAGCAAGGGCGTGTGGAGGCCCAGCCAGCACTCCATGATGAAGACCCTCGGCTACTACTTCGACCAGGTCTCACGCGAGCGGATGACCGAGCGCATCTCCGCCAAGGTCAACCTCGTCCAGGCGCACACGCCCACGGACCAGCCGGTGGGCGCCGACCGTGTCCTCTGGCTGGAGACGCTCCATCCGACCGGGCACCAGCTGTCCATCACATGGACGGTCGACGGGAAGTCCGTGGAAGGGGGTGCCAACCTGGATCTGTCACAGCTGCACCTGACGAAGGGCACGCACAAGGTCACGGCCACGGTCACCGACCCCACCGACTTCGTCCGCGACCCAGCCATCCAGTCGTCCGCCGCACTCACCCAAGCACGCACCTGGACCGTGGACACCGGCATCGAGACACCACCGGCGGACGTGCCCGCCGACTTCTCGTCCTCCACGCCGGTCGACCAGCCGGTGGGCGGCCGGAGCGTCGTCTACGCCGAGACGACACATCCGACCAAGTCCATCCCGGCGATCGAGTGGGAACTCGACGGGGACCGCGTGCGCGGGAGCGAACGCGACATCGACCTGCGGCGCCTCGACCTGTCCGACGGCACGCATCAACTCGTCGCGCGGATCGGTCCCAAGAGCCGCACGTGGACGGTCGACGCCCACCGCCCGACCGTGAAATACGAACTCTCCAAGGCCGCGCGAGCGCGCGCGGGCCGCACCCCCGAGTACGAGTTCGACGGCCCGTTCACCATGCGGCTGACCGGCGCGGACGACCGTCCGGGCGTGGTCGTCTCAGAGTTCCGCGTGGACGGCGACGGCTGGTTCAACTACTTCGGCTGGCCGACCGACTCGGCCGCTCCCTGGCGCTTCAGCGACACCGGCACCATGATCGACAGCCTCACCTACGGCAGGATCGGCAAGGGACGGCACACGGTGGAATACCGCGCGATCGACCCGGCGGGCAACATCGGAGAGGCAGGCACGTTCATCGTCACCCTTCGCTGA
- a CDS encoding helix-turn-helix domain-containing protein encodes MTRRTDPPSKEWLLTVAEAAEYLNTSQRFPRRLIAERRIRFVRVGRFVRIPESALCEFIAAGLVEPMTASDAWRAA; translated from the coding sequence GTGACCAGACGAACGGACCCCCCTTCAAAAGAGTGGCTGTTGACCGTGGCGGAAGCGGCCGAGTACCTCAACACCTCGCAGCGGTTCCCGCGTCGACTCATCGCCGAACGGCGCATCCGCTTCGTCAGAGTCGGACGTTTCGTCCGCATCCCCGAATCTGCGCTCTGCGAGTTCATCGCGGCCGGATTGGTCGAACCCATGACCGCATCCGACGCCTGGAGGGCTGCATAG
- a CDS encoding replication initiator: MTQLSLDGSGAPAAEDSEPGPGAVVKTLPPLARGVLEAVAVDHGVCIRPVPMRRVDLATGDSEVVYVPCNHTLASVCPSCAERKRKLRAVQCNQGWHLTEEPVITRAESDTQQRALMGLRARAQTERDHAAETGSSHGEGVEFWEGVVRELDVEIERSGVRGTLKTGEDGKGRRTRSTRRRQDAPDLPRRPVDSRTVGKVFRGRDGKTFRPSLFLTLTLDSYGRVRSDGTPVDPATYDYTRAARDALHFSKLVDRFVQNLRRFVGYDVQYFATVEPQRRLAPHLHMAIRGTISRTELRQVVAATYHQVWWPSTDRVVYEGDRLPVWDQAAGEGGGYVDPATGAVLPNWDDALDELGQDENAEPLHVLRFGRQIDAQGVMADTPQSRKLIGYLTKYLVKGVAECHQADTGRQREHLDRMAETLRYEPCSPTCANWLRYGIQPKNPRRGMAPGFCKGKAHRRQHLGYGGRRVLVSRKWSGKTLADHKADRKAWVLARLAEAGIPVSNPADPNTAHVWERAGPADPDVKPIERRLQLLITERLTRRAQLDQATHNPTSQLPATAEAA; encoded by the coding sequence ATGACACAGCTCTCCCTGGACGGCTCCGGCGCGCCTGCGGCCGAGGACTCCGAACCCGGCCCCGGTGCGGTGGTCAAGACGCTGCCTCCGCTGGCGCGCGGGGTACTGGAGGCGGTCGCCGTCGACCACGGGGTGTGCATCCGGCCAGTGCCCATGCGGCGGGTCGACCTGGCCACCGGCGACTCCGAAGTGGTCTACGTCCCGTGCAACCACACCCTGGCCTCGGTGTGTCCCTCGTGCGCCGAACGCAAGCGCAAGCTCCGCGCGGTCCAGTGCAACCAGGGCTGGCACCTGACCGAGGAACCGGTCATCACGCGCGCCGAGTCCGACACCCAGCAGCGGGCGCTGATGGGGTTGCGGGCGCGGGCCCAGACCGAACGCGACCACGCCGCCGAGACCGGTTCCTCGCACGGTGAGGGGGTGGAGTTCTGGGAGGGAGTGGTGCGGGAACTGGATGTAGAGATCGAACGCTCGGGCGTGCGAGGCACCCTCAAGACGGGCGAGGACGGCAAAGGCCGGCGGACCCGTTCGACTCGCCGAAGGCAGGACGCGCCCGATCTGCCTCGACGCCCGGTCGACTCCCGCACCGTGGGGAAGGTGTTCCGGGGCCGTGACGGCAAGACCTTCCGGCCCTCGCTGTTCCTGACCCTGACCTTGGACTCCTACGGTCGGGTCCGCTCGGACGGAACACCGGTCGATCCCGCCACCTACGACTACACCCGGGCCGCGCGCGATGCCCTGCACTTCTCCAAGCTGGTCGACCGGTTCGTCCAGAACCTTAGAAGGTTCGTCGGCTACGACGTCCAGTACTTCGCCACCGTGGAACCGCAACGGCGGCTGGCGCCGCACCTGCACATGGCGATCCGCGGAACCATCTCCCGCACCGAACTACGCCAGGTCGTCGCCGCGACCTACCACCAGGTGTGGTGGCCCTCCACCGACCGGGTCGTCTACGAAGGGGATCGGCTGCCGGTCTGGGACCAGGCCGCGGGCGAGGGCGGCGGATATGTCGACCCGGCCACCGGCGCGGTACTGCCCAACTGGGACGACGCCCTGGACGAACTGGGCCAGGACGAGAACGCCGAACCCTTGCATGTGCTGCGGTTCGGGCGGCAGATCGACGCGCAAGGCGTCATGGCCGACACACCCCAGTCACGAAAGCTGATCGGCTACCTCACCAAGTACCTGGTCAAGGGCGTCGCCGAATGCCACCAGGCAGACACCGGCCGGCAGCGTGAGCACCTGGACCGGATGGCCGAGACGCTGCGCTATGAGCCGTGCTCCCCGACGTGCGCGAACTGGCTGCGCTACGGCATCCAGCCCAAGAACCCCCGGCGGGGCATGGCTCCGGGGTTCTGCAAGGGCAAGGCACACCGGCGCCAGCATCTCGGCTACGGCGGTCGCCGCGTGCTGGTCTCGCGCAAGTGGTCCGGCAAGACCCTGGCCGACCACAAAGCCGACCGCAAAGCCTGGGTGCTCGCACGGCTGGCAGAGGCCGGAATCCCCGTGTCCAACCCGGCCGACCCGAACACCGCCCACGTCTGGGAACGCGCCGGACCCGCCGATCCCGACGTCAAGCCCATCGAACGACGCCTCCAACTCCTCATCACCGAACGACTCACCCGACGCGCCCAACTCGACCAGGCCACCCACAACCCCACCTCACAACTTCCGGCAACTGCGGAGGCAGCGTGA
- a CDS encoding FtsK/SpoIIIE domain-containing protein, whose translation MSWEFRKLGPGENVAVQAQTDPFAAPKWAPPVWHMPEGLVLLVNLVRALVRTVVFLVRNIVPVTVVGGLGWLGVRCGWAVPLVFLVLAGIGAGVWAAADRPSFVCCAVRPAQARWRLAMVYRRDWQPVLVTAGLTKTHKGREYLPSLVRVRCGPASDRVLVRMLKGQAPDAWERVAVNLAHGFGATLVRVREGDRPGRIWLEFVRHDALAVPIPALPVPDAADVDLSALEIGRVEDGSPWRLRLLGTHVLIAGATGAGKGSVIWSTVRAVLPLMLAGLVEVWAIDPKRMELSFGRPLFERYGRYSDDPKGGMVDLLEAAARDMNARAEQFAGVTRSFTPSLEHPFRVVVVDELAFLTAYCPQRDLRKRAEAALAVLTSQGRSVGYCVIGAQQDARKEVNNLRNLFPDRIALRLDEDEQVDMVLGDGARDRGALADQISSVPHIGAGVGFVRLETTPDPVRVRAAYVGDDDIRTMVTLGVPELDAGEAA comes from the coding sequence ATGTCCTGGGAGTTCCGCAAGCTCGGACCCGGCGAAAACGTCGCCGTCCAAGCACAGACCGACCCCTTCGCCGCACCCAAATGGGCCCCGCCGGTCTGGCACATGCCTGAGGGCCTGGTCCTGCTCGTCAACCTCGTCCGCGCGCTGGTGCGGACGGTGGTGTTCCTGGTCCGCAACATCGTCCCGGTCACCGTGGTCGGCGGGCTGGGCTGGCTGGGCGTCCGCTGCGGCTGGGCCGTCCCCCTCGTCTTCCTGGTCCTGGCCGGGATCGGGGCCGGGGTGTGGGCTGCGGCGGACCGTCCGTCCTTCGTCTGCTGCGCGGTCCGTCCGGCGCAAGCGCGGTGGCGGCTGGCGATGGTGTACCGGCGTGACTGGCAACCCGTCCTGGTCACCGCTGGACTCACCAAGACCCACAAGGGCCGCGAGTACCTGCCCTCGCTGGTGCGGGTCCGCTGCGGCCCGGCCTCGGACCGGGTCCTGGTCCGGATGCTCAAAGGACAGGCACCGGATGCGTGGGAACGGGTCGCGGTCAACCTCGCGCACGGCTTCGGCGCCACCCTGGTCCGGGTCCGGGAAGGGGACCGTCCGGGACGGATCTGGCTGGAGTTCGTCCGACATGACGCCCTGGCCGTCCCCATCCCCGCGCTGCCCGTCCCGGACGCTGCGGACGTCGACCTGTCGGCGCTGGAGATCGGACGGGTAGAGGACGGCTCGCCATGGCGGCTGCGGCTCCTCGGTACGCACGTGCTGATCGCGGGCGCGACGGGTGCGGGGAAGGGCTCGGTGATCTGGTCGACCGTCCGCGCGGTACTGCCGCTAATGCTGGCGGGCCTGGTGGAGGTCTGGGCCATCGACCCCAAGCGGATGGAGCTGTCGTTCGGGCGTCCCCTGTTCGAACGCTACGGCCGCTACAGCGATGACCCCAAGGGCGGCATGGTCGACCTGCTGGAGGCGGCGGCCCGGGACATGAACGCCCGTGCCGAGCAGTTCGCGGGCGTGACCCGCTCGTTCACACCCTCGCTGGAGCATCCGTTCCGGGTTGTGGTGGTGGATGAGCTGGCGTTCCTGACCGCCTACTGCCCCCAACGCGACCTGCGCAAGCGGGCTGAGGCGGCGCTGGCGGTGCTGACCAGTCAGGGCCGGTCGGTGGGGTACTGCGTGATCGGCGCTCAGCAGGACGCGCGCAAAGAGGTCAACAACCTGCGCAACCTGTTCCCCGACCGGATCGCGCTGCGCCTGGACGAAGACGAACAGGTCGACATGGTGCTGGGCGATGGTGCCCGCGACCGGGGTGCCCTGGCCGACCAGATCTCCTCCGTCCCGCACATCGGCGCGGGAGTGGGGTTCGTCCGGCTGGAGACCACCCCCGACCCGGTCCGCGTCCGCGCCGCCTACGTCGGCGACGACGACATCCGCACCATGGTCACGCTCGGTGTGCCGGAGCTGGACGCCGGTGAGGCCGCATGA
- a CDS encoding GntR family transcriptional regulator, protein MSLESVPPKYAQLVTELQRRIEAGQYPPGSTMPSEHQLIDEFGVSRPTVVAALRVLRDQGWIDSQQGKGRFVRGRPALASLESARAGQVRLAGSEAAVSGEVLQAGVVETPNRIGSLLGLAVPGRAFLRQRLLTLDDAPSELLSLWVPLELAEGTDLTSAAPLKQGVRQHLEARKGVGFDHVIEHIVARMPTAKEAEALSMRADIPVLVVYATARDASGRPLLVVDSVMPADMHELEDAYPLA, encoded by the coding sequence ATGAGCCTAGAGTCCGTACCGCCGAAGTACGCCCAGCTCGTCACAGAGCTTCAACGGCGAATCGAAGCGGGGCAGTACCCGCCGGGCTCTACCATGCCGAGCGAACATCAGCTCATCGATGAGTTCGGCGTCAGTCGGCCAACGGTCGTAGCGGCGTTGCGTGTTCTGCGTGATCAAGGGTGGATCGACTCTCAGCAGGGTAAAGGGCGCTTCGTTCGCGGGCGTCCGGCGCTGGCGTCGCTGGAGAGCGCTCGCGCGGGTCAGGTGAGGTTGGCCGGATCGGAGGCAGCCGTCTCCGGTGAGGTACTGCAAGCCGGAGTTGTCGAGACGCCGAACCGCATCGGCTCGCTTCTCGGCCTTGCGGTGCCTGGTCGGGCGTTCCTGCGGCAACGGTTGCTGACGTTGGATGACGCGCCGTCGGAACTCTTGTCGCTGTGGGTGCCCCTGGAACTGGCCGAAGGCACGGACCTGACCAGTGCCGCACCGTTGAAGCAGGGCGTAAGGCAGCACCTTGAGGCGCGGAAGGGCGTCGGCTTCGATCACGTCATCGAACACATCGTGGCGAGGATGCCGACTGCGAAGGAAGCCGAAGCGCTGTCGATGCGCGCGGACATCCCGGTTCTGGTCGTGTACGCCACGGCGCGTGATGCTTCTGGGCGTCCTCTGCTGGTGGTTGATTCGGTCATGCCCGCTGACATGCATGAACTGGAAGACGCCTACCCGCTGGCGTAG
- a CDS encoding EamA family transporter, which produces MSRRGWVLFALMSVLWGIPYLMIKVAVEGVSVPVLVFARTALGAVLLLPLAVRAGGLDAIRRHWRPLLAFAALEILGPWALLSDAEHRLTSSMTGLLIAAVPIIGVLLARLTGDAERLGPIRWAGLLIGLGGVGVLAGPHLGGGDTWALGEVMLVALGYATAPLIATRRLQDLPSLHLAASSLALAALLYVVPAAATWPDELPSGRVLAALAGLGVVCTALAFLVFFELIREVGTSRAMVFTYVNPAVAVAAGVLFLDEPLTSTIIASFALILCGSVLATARRAPAEPAAVPTESAAVPTESAAVPTESAAVPAEPAAVLAESAAVLAEPAVVSVESAAVLAESAVVPAESAAAAAESAAIPLEPAAVPLEPAAVPLETLSVPLAPAAVSGEPAADPAESAGVSESVDGPPVPGAGSAARRDVISEG; this is translated from the coding sequence GTGAGTCGCCGCGGCTGGGTGCTGTTCGCGCTGATGAGCGTGCTGTGGGGCATCCCCTATCTCATGATCAAGGTGGCGGTCGAGGGCGTCTCGGTACCCGTGCTCGTCTTCGCGCGGACCGCGCTCGGCGCCGTCCTGCTGCTGCCCCTGGCGGTGCGCGCCGGAGGGCTGGACGCCATTCGCCGGCACTGGCGCCCGCTCCTGGCGTTCGCGGCGCTGGAGATCCTCGGGCCCTGGGCGCTGCTGTCGGACGCCGAGCACCGGTTGACCAGCTCCATGACCGGACTGCTGATCGCCGCCGTCCCCATCATCGGGGTGCTGCTCGCGAGGCTCACCGGGGACGCCGAACGCCTCGGCCCGATCCGCTGGGCGGGTTTGCTGATCGGGCTGGGCGGCGTCGGTGTCCTCGCCGGGCCGCATCTCGGCGGCGGCGACACGTGGGCGCTCGGCGAGGTCATGCTGGTCGCGCTCGGGTACGCGACGGCACCGCTCATCGCGACCCGGCGGCTCCAGGACCTGCCGAGCCTGCACCTCGCCGCGTCGTCGCTCGCCCTGGCGGCGCTCCTCTACGTCGTCCCCGCGGCCGCGACGTGGCCGGACGAACTGCCGAGCGGGCGCGTCCTCGCCGCGCTGGCCGGCCTCGGGGTCGTGTGCACGGCGCTGGCGTTCCTGGTGTTCTTCGAGCTCATCCGGGAGGTCGGCACTTCGAGGGCCATGGTCTTCACCTACGTGAACCCGGCGGTCGCGGTCGCCGCCGGAGTCCTCTTCCTGGACGAGCCGCTCACCTCGACGATCATCGCCTCGTTCGCCCTGATCCTCTGCGGCTCCGTCCTGGCCACCGCCCGCCGCGCCCCAGCCGAACCCGCGGCGGTTCCGACCGAGTCCGCGGCGGTTCCGACCGAGTCCGCGGCGGTTCCGACCGAGTCCGCGGCGGTTCCGGCCGAGCCTGCGGCGGTTCTGGCCGAGTCCGCGGCGGTTTTGGCCGAGCCTGCGGTGGTCTCGGTCGAATCTGCGGCCGTCCTTGCCGAGTCCGCGGTAGTGCCTGCCGAGTCCGCAGCCGCCGCGGCCGAGTCCGCGGCCATTCCGCTCGAACCCGCGGCCGTCCCGCTCGAACCCGCGGCCGTCCCGCTTGAAACCCTGTCCGTCCCGCTCGCGCCTGCGGCTGTCTCGGGCGAGCCTGCCGCCGACCCTGCCGAGTCTGCGGGGGTTTCCGAGAGTGTGGACGGGCCGCCGGTTCCGGGTGCGGGGTCGGCGGCCCGCCGGGATGTGATCAGCGAAGGGTGA
- a CDS encoding SDR family NAD(P)-dependent oxidoreductase, with amino-acid sequence MELRGANVLLTGASGGIGGALAEALAARGGRVVLTGRRTEVLVPLAARLGGRVVTADLADRGAAESLLDEAGDVDVLIANAALPASGLLSDYSIDEIDRALQVNLRAPIVMAKLAGERMADRGRGHLVFVSSLSGKAASGRASLYNATKFGLRGFALALREDLRPHGVGVSTVFPGFIRDAGMFADAGVALPRGIGTRTPRDVAEATIRAIDKNLAEIDVAPLGLRLGAILGGAAPVLAAAVQRRMGGRRITRELAAGQREKR; translated from the coding sequence ATGGAGCTGCGCGGAGCGAATGTCCTGCTGACGGGCGCGTCCGGGGGGATCGGCGGGGCGCTGGCGGAGGCGCTGGCCGCGCGCGGCGGGCGGGTCGTGCTGACCGGGCGGCGGACCGAGGTGCTGGTGCCGCTGGCCGCACGCCTCGGCGGCAGGGTCGTCACCGCCGATCTGGCCGACCGCGGCGCGGCCGAGAGCCTGCTGGACGAGGCGGGCGATGTGGACGTACTGATCGCGAACGCCGCGCTCCCGGCCTCCGGGCTGCTGTCGGACTATTCGATCGACGAGATCGACCGCGCGCTGCAGGTGAACCTGCGCGCGCCGATCGTGATGGCGAAGCTCGCGGGCGAGAGAATGGCCGATCGTGGCCGCGGTCATCTGGTCTTCGTCTCATCGCTGTCCGGGAAGGCGGCGTCCGGGCGGGCGTCCCTGTACAACGCGACGAAGTTCGGGCTCCGGGGCTTCGCGCTGGCGCTGCGTGAGGACCTGCGGCCGCACGGCGTCGGGGTGTCGACGGTCTTCCCGGGCTTCATCCGGGACGCGGGCATGTTCGCGGACGCGGGGGTCGCACTGCCCCGCGGCATCGGCACACGAACGCCGCGAGACGTGGCAGAGGCGACAATCCGCGCGATCGACAAGAACCTCGCCGAGATCGACGTCGCGCCCCTCGGGCTGCGCCTCGGCGCGATCCTCGGCGGGGCCGCTCCGGTGCTCGCGGCCGCCGTCCAGCGCCGCATGGGCGGCCGGCGGATCACCCGGGAGCTGGCTGCCGGACAACGCGAGAAGCGTTGA